A stretch of DNA from Staphylococcus sp. KG4-3:
ACCACGGTTCTGGAACTGGTTGGTTTGTATAGACAATTGAAAATGCAAGTTTAGGGTCCTTAATTGGTGCATAACCAACATAAGTTGAGTTTACTCTTGATTCACCATTTTGGAAAACTTCGGCTGTACCCGTTTTACCTGCTGATGGAACTTCGGTATCATTAAAACTTTGATAACCTGTGCCGGGTTTTTCATTAAATGCCATTTCAAATCCATCTTGAATTTGTTTAATTTGCTCTCCTGAGTTATTCACTCTGTTTAGCACTTTCCCCTTAACCTTCTCTTTAACAGGGCCCAATGTATCTTTATTTGTTGCCTGTCTAATTTCTAAACCAATATGTGGTTGAACTCTATACCCGTTATTACCAATTGTAGAAACATATTGTGCCAATTGTAAAGGTGTATACGTATCATATTGTCCTATTGCTAAATCAAGGAAATTACCTGGATTATCAGTTAATGGTTCAATTTGTCCATTTGTTTCATTCGGTAAATCAATACCTGTTTTAACGCCAAGCCCTACTTGATTCAATCCTTTACGTAGCTTTTGACCCGCCTCAGAAATATCATTTGGTAATGTCATATTTGCTGAATAGGGAGATCCAGCCATTTTCAAAGCTGTCTTGAACATATAAACGTTAGATGAGTGCATTAGTGCTTCCTTATCGTTTATCGTTTTTCTACCATCTTGGTTAAAGTAAGAGCGTTTTGTCAGACCACCAGCAAATTTCAGTGGTTCATCGACCATTTGATCACCAACGTTAATTGCATTATTTTGATAACCGGCTAATAAAGTGCCACCTTTTACAGATGAGCCAACAGCAAATTGTGATGTAAATGTGCCTATATCATAATCCGTTAAATCGCCATTCTTATCTATTTGTTTACCTGCCATCGCTAAAATATCGCCGTTATTTGGATTTTGTACAACTATTAGTGCATTATCCATATCTTTAGCGCCTTCACTACGAAGTTTTGATATTTGCTTCTCTAAGTATTCTTCGGTTTTTTTCTGTAAGTCGATGTCAATACTAAGCACTAAATCATCTCCACGAGAGCCAGGATTAATGACTTTGGAATCAATGACTTCGCCTGATTTATCCGTAGTATATTTCATTTCTTTTTTCTTGCCTTTTAAAATATCATCATATTGATATTCTAGATATGATTTTCCTACACGATCATTACGAGAATATCCTTTAGCCAAGTATTGCTCGGTTAATTCTTTAGGAATACCTTCTTCAGTTGTAGATACATCTCCAAAGATACCTCTTAATGTATCACCATTTGGATATTTTCTATCCCAATCCATTGTCGTATTTACACCTGGCAAATCAGATAATTTTTGTGAGACCGCTGCGTATTCTTCATCAGTGACATCCTCATTTTTAATCATTTGTGGATCAAGCGCTGAACCAGACATCATTTCTCTATAAATAGCTAAGACTTGCAAATCTTTATCACTTAGTGTGTTGATTTGCTTTTTCCCAATTTTTTTATATAAGGACTCGTCATAGTCGTCTTGAGAAATACTACCATCATCAAGTAATGCTTGTTCGCTTTGCATTAATTCTCTCGCTTTATTTGGATGTAATTGAATCCAATAGTCTTGTTTATCTCGATCTGTTATTTTGTCAGTATCCATTTTAATTAAATCAGATAGATCTTTTGCAATTTTTAAAACTTCTGTTTGTGAAGTTTTTCTACCACGCGCATATGTAATCGCTTTTTTAGAAGCGTTATCAACAAGGACTTTACCGTTTCTATCTAATATACGCCCTCTCGGTACGGCTTCATTAACTGTTAAATTTTCGCTATTTTTTATCAGTTGTTTATAATGAGAACCCTGTGCAATTTGTAAATAACCTAACCTTAAGACAACTACTGCAAAAATAAATACAATCACACCAAATATAAAACTAATTCTTTTATTCATTGTATTTCTAATTTTTTCATCATTTGACTTTTCTTTTAATCTTTTTAACAAAACAGCATACCTCAATTCAAAAGTTCTCACTACAAATGATATATGAAATTAGCGAATATTTCTATTATTTTAGTTAAAAAAAATGACGACCTACTAAAAGGCCGTCATATTCGCTAGCTCAATTATTTAGCTGCGTTATATAATTCGTCAACTTTTTCCCAATTTACAACGTTCCAGAATGCACTAATATAGTCTGGACGTTTGTTTTGGTATTTAAGATAATAAGCATGTTCCCAAACATCTAATCCTAAGATAGGTGTTTTGCCTTCAGTAATTGGATTATCTTGGTTAGGTGTAGTAACGATTTCTAAGTTACCGTTATTAACTACTAGCCATGCCCAACCTGAACCGAAACGTGCTGCTGCTTTGTCTGCAAATTCTTCTTTAAATGCGTCTAAAGAGCCCCATTGTTCTTTAATTTTGTCAACAACAGTACCTTTTTCTTCTGAGTTTGGAGTTAATAATTCCCAGAATAATGAGTGGTTTAAATGTCCACCGCCATTATTGCGAACAGCTGTTTGAATGTTTTCTGGAACACTGTCTAGATTCGCAACAATTTCTTCAATTGATTTAGATTCTAAATCAGTTCCTTCTACTGCTGCGTTTAATTTAGTTA
This window harbors:
- a CDS encoding penicillin-binding protein 2, which encodes MLKRLKEKSNDEKIRNTMNKRISFIFGVIVFIFAVVVLRLGYLQIAQGSHYKQLIKNSENLTVNEAVPRGRILDRNGKVLVDNASKKAITYARGRKTSQTEVLKIAKDLSDLIKMDTDKITDRDKQDYWIQLHPNKARELMQSEQALLDDGSISQDDYDESLYKKIGKKQINTLSDKDLQVLAIYREMMSGSALDPQMIKNEDVTDEEYAAVSQKLSDLPGVNTTMDWDRKYPNGDTLRGIFGDVSTTEEGIPKELTEQYLAKGYSRNDRVGKSYLEYQYDDILKGKKKEMKYTTDKSGEVIDSKVINPGSRGDDLVLSIDIDLQKKTEEYLEKQISKLRSEGAKDMDNALIVVQNPNNGDILAMAGKQIDKNGDLTDYDIGTFTSQFAVGSSVKGGTLLAGYQNNAINVGDQMVDEPLKFAGGLTKRSYFNQDGRKTINDKEALMHSSNVYMFKTALKMAGSPYSANMTLPNDISEAGQKLRKGLNQVGLGVKTGIDLPNETNGQIEPLTDNPGNFLDLAIGQYDTYTPLQLAQYVSTIGNNGYRVQPHIGLEIRQATNKDTLGPVKEKVKGKVLNRVNNSGEQIKQIQDGFEMAFNEKPGTGYQSFNDTEVPSAGKTGTAEVFQNGESRVNSTYVGYAPIKDPKLAFSIVYTNQPVPEPWLNGGDLGRDVINYYFKERAKK
- a CDS encoding superoxide dismutase, whose protein sequence is MAFELPNLPYGFDALEPHIDQQTMEIHHGKHHNTYVTKLNAAVEGTDLESKSIEEIVANLDSVPENIQTAVRNNGGGHLNHSLFWELLTPNSEEKGTVVDKIKEQWGSLDAFKEEFADKAAARFGSGWAWLVVNNGNLEIVTTPNQDNPITEGKTPILGLDVWEHAYYLKYQNKRPDYISAFWNVVNWEKVDELYNAAK